In the Chroococcidiopsis sp. SAG 2025 genome, one interval contains:
- a CDS encoding DsbA family oxidoreductase — MTLTIAITSDFICPWCLVAETRLNRAIEQLNSPIEIQKIWYPFELNPDMPEAGMDRKTYRSRKFGSWEYSQQLDANTVQATQNDGIGFRYDLMTVTPNTLKAHRLTWFAGQQGKATAMAERILSAYFTEGQNIVEVQVLADLAAEVGLDAEAAKTFLLSDAGTQEIRDLEQQAIAQGIHGVPHIRIGQTVVSGAQSTEVFLNALQNAMAELSPA; from the coding sequence ATGACATTAACGATCGCCATTACCTCAGATTTCATTTGTCCCTGGTGTTTGGTTGCAGAAACGCGATTGAATCGGGCAATTGAACAACTGAATTCACCGATTGAAATTCAAAAAATTTGGTATCCATTCGAGCTAAACCCAGATATGCCTGAAGCTGGGATGGATCGTAAAACTTACCGCAGCCGGAAGTTTGGCAGTTGGGAATATTCGCAGCAATTAGATGCGAACACAGTTCAAGCGACTCAAAACGATGGCATCGGATTTCGCTACGACTTGATGACCGTTACCCCAAACACGTTGAAAGCTCATCGATTAACGTGGTTTGCAGGACAACAAGGCAAAGCAACGGCCATGGCAGAACGAATTCTAAGCGCTTATTTCACAGAAGGACAGAACATTGTCGAAGTTCAAGTCTTAGCGGATCTAGCGGCTGAAGTGGGTCTAGATGCAGAAGCAGCGAAGACTTTTCTGTTATCGGATGCAGGAACTCAAGAGATCCGAGACTTGGAACAGCAAGCGATCGCTCAAGGAATTCATGGTGTTCCTCATATCCGCATTGGTCAAACCGTGGTGTCGGGCGCTCAATCCACTGAGGTTTTTCTGAATGCCCTGCAAAATGCGATGGCTGAATTGTCACCTGCCTAA
- a CDS encoding LysR family transcriptional regulator, which produces MDQLAAMRSFVKVVEAGGFSEAARQLDLAVSSVTRQVNALEGMLNTQLLNRSTRSITLTPQGHKYYDKAVQILQDVEAANFSVTEQGDVPRGILRASLPVAFGRIHIAPLLSKFLAQYPQVKLDLRLSDGLANLVEEDLDLVIRIGNLDRSSDRLILRKLASHTRLVCGSPAYFERYGIPTHPDDLIRHNCLCFTYATGDEIWRFKRYEEVCEIKVNGSLNVNNSEVLRQACLDGAGLILMPSWLIGEDVQAGRLQAVLTDFQFHPQANLDTGIYALYLPNRRQSLRVQTFINFLTQHLSNPG; this is translated from the coding sequence ATGGATCAGTTAGCGGCAATGCGATCGTTTGTCAAAGTCGTTGAAGCGGGGGGCTTCTCGGAAGCCGCTCGTCAGCTAGACTTGGCAGTTTCTTCAGTCACGCGACAAGTAAACGCCCTAGAAGGAATGTTAAATACGCAGTTGCTCAATCGCTCTACTCGCAGCATTACCCTAACTCCTCAGGGACATAAATACTACGACAAAGCGGTGCAGATTCTGCAAGACGTAGAAGCCGCAAATTTTTCTGTGACTGAGCAGGGCGATGTTCCTCGCGGAATTTTGCGGGCAAGTCTGCCCGTGGCATTTGGACGAATTCATATTGCCCCACTCCTGAGTAAGTTTCTGGCTCAGTATCCCCAAGTCAAGCTAGATCTGCGTTTGAGCGATGGGCTGGCAAACCTGGTTGAAGAAGATCTCGATCTCGTGATTCGCATTGGCAACCTTGATCGCTCTAGCGATCGTCTGATTCTCCGCAAACTGGCATCTCATACTCGTTTAGTATGCGGAAGTCCAGCTTATTTCGAGCGTTACGGCATTCCAACTCATCCAGATGATTTGATCCGCCACAATTGTTTGTGCTTTACCTACGCCACAGGAGACGAAATTTGGCGGTTCAAACGCTACGAGGAGGTCTGTGAAATCAAGGTGAATGGTTCTCTGAACGTGAATAATTCTGAAGTGTTGCGTCAAGCCTGCCTAGATGGTGCGGGTCTAATTTTGATGCCGAGTTGGTTGATCGGTGAAGATGTTCAGGCTGGCAGGTTGCAAGCTGTGTTAACCGATTTTCAGTTTCATCCTCAAGCAAATCTCGATACAGGCATCTACGCCCTTTACCTGCCCAACCGCCGACAGTCACTAAGAGTTCAGACCTTCATTAATTTTTTGACTCAGCACTTGAGCAACCCAGGATAG
- a CDS encoding 2-dehydropantoate 2-reductase: protein MEVKMRVAIMGSGGVGGYYGGMLARAGEDVTFIARGAHLDAVRANGLMVKTTHVGEFTIPVKATDDPNEIGPVDLVLFCVKTYDTNTAAELIRPLIGSETVVLPLQNGVESPERIGRVVGEEHVIGGTTYVSSKIESPGIIKEIWDHRAYLGELNGQLGPRTEQLLKTFERAEVAVEIPPDIRVAMWSKLLGVSAFTAVCCVTRLPAAAIISCAETSALFWGAMEEGFAVARASGVTMPDNFLDQSRGIMAGINPMLRPSMYYDLQAGKPLELEDMIGVVVRLGNKHDVSTPLTFAMYAALKPYVSGAPDIPQR from the coding sequence ATGGAGGTGAAAATGCGTGTAGCTATAATGGGGTCAGGGGGAGTGGGGGGATATTATGGAGGGATGCTGGCTCGGGCTGGTGAGGATGTTACATTCATCGCTCGTGGGGCGCATCTCGATGCTGTGCGCGCCAATGGATTGATGGTGAAAACCACTCACGTAGGAGAGTTCACCATTCCAGTAAAAGCCACGGATGACCCAAACGAAATCGGACCCGTGGACCTCGTGCTGTTCTGTGTCAAAACCTACGATACAAATACAGCAGCAGAATTGATTCGCCCCCTTATTGGCTCGGAAACAGTTGTCTTGCCGCTGCAGAACGGGGTCGAGAGCCCAGAGCGAATCGGGCGCGTTGTAGGGGAGGAGCATGTTATCGGTGGAACAACGTACGTCTCCTCAAAGATTGAGTCGCCTGGGATCATCAAAGAAATATGGGATCATAGAGCGTACCTAGGTGAGTTGAATGGACAACTAGGTCCCCGCACCGAGCAACTGCTCAAGACCTTCGAGCGAGCCGAAGTGGCAGTCGAGATCCCGCCTGACATCCGCGTTGCCATGTGGAGTAAGCTGCTTGGCGTCAGCGCTTTTACTGCTGTGTGCTGTGTGACGAGACTGCCTGCTGCTGCAATCATATCCTGTGCGGAAACTTCCGCCCTATTTTGGGGCGCAATGGAGGAAGGTTTTGCAGTCGCGAGGGCAAGTGGGGTCACCATGCCTGACAATTTTCTGGATCAGAGCCGAGGCATTATGGCTGGTATAAATCCAATGTTGCGACCGTCCATGTACTATGACTTGCAAGCGGGCAAACCACTGGAATTGGAAGACATGATCGGAGTGGTGGTGCGTCTGGGTAATAAGCATGACGTTTCCACACCCCTGACCTTTGCCATGTACGCTGCGCTGAAGCCATATGTCAGTGGTGCGCCGGATATTCCACAGAGATAG
- a CDS encoding BrnA antitoxin family protein, which produces MSGKDLSNTSRTNWAALEAMDDEDIDYSDIPPLTEEFFEKATLRIPASQAQQLVQIEPDVLKWFQAQGVEYKALINSILRHYIESHSNRQPYNNSLGAD; this is translated from the coding sequence ATGAGCGGCAAAGACTTGAGCAATACCTCTCGTACTAATTGGGCAGCATTAGAGGCAATGGATGATGAAGATATTGATTACTCCGATATTCCACCATTGACAGAAGAGTTTTTTGAGAAGGCTACTCTAAGAATTCCTGCGTCCCAAGCACAGCAGTTAGTTCAGATTGAGCCTGATGTGTTGAAGTGGTTCCAAGCCCAAGGTGTTGAATACAAAGCTTTAATCAACTCAATCTTGCGTCATTACATTGAAAGCCATAGTAATCGTCAGCCGTATAACAATTCGCTTGGAGCGGACTGA
- a CDS encoding BrnT family toxin, producing the protein MQFEWDEAKNLENIRKHEIDFADVPEMFEAPMLIELDDRFDYGEDRWFGIGFLGNGVAVVVWTERQNDVIRIVSARRANRYERQRLEQYLSY; encoded by the coding sequence ATGCAGTTTGAATGGGACGAGGCAAAAAATTTAGAAAATATTCGCAAGCACGAGATTGATTTTGCCGATGTTCCTGAAATGTTTGAAGCTCCAATGCTAATTGAACTAGACGATCGGTTTGATTATGGTGAAGACCGTTGGTTCGGTATCGGTTTTCTCGGTAACGGCGTAGCGGTTGTGGTTTGGACAGAACGACAAAACGATGTAATTCGGATCGTTTCAGCACGAAGGGCAAATCGATATGAGCGGCAAAGACTTGAGCAATACCTCTCGTACTAA
- a CDS encoding integron integrase has translation MDNTPHFKFLHHPKPIVQPQPPRLLDQVRQSIRLKHFSLKTEKSYVYYIRDFILFHNKRHPKEMGADEIRAYLSHLAVERQVAASTQTVALSALLFLYRQVLQIELPYIDEIERAKRPEHLPVVFTRHEVKQILAHLDGVHHLIASLLYGSGMRLMECLRLRVKDIDFEYQQIAVRDGKGNKDRVTMLPVSTIEPIKAHLQKTKSLHQQDLALGYGSVELPYALERKYPNANSEWKWQFVFPSWKRSVDPRSQIVRRHHIYEQSVQRAVKGAVQKAGITKHGGCHTFRHSFATHLLEDGYDIRTVQELLGHKDVKTTMIYTHVLNRGGRGVRSPLDQ, from the coding sequence ATGGATAACACCCCTCATTTCAAATTTCTTCATCATCCAAAACCGATCGTGCAACCCCAGCCACCCCGTTTGCTAGACCAGGTGCGACAGTCTATTCGACTGAAGCACTTCAGCCTAAAGACCGAAAAATCTTATGTTTACTACATCCGAGATTTCATCCTGTTTCACAATAAGCGGCATCCCAAGGAAATGGGAGCAGATGAAATTCGAGCATACTTATCGCATCTAGCTGTGGAGCGGCAAGTGGCAGCTTCGACTCAGACTGTAGCGCTGAGTGCTCTGTTATTCCTTTACCGTCAGGTCTTGCAGATCGAGCTACCCTACATTGACGAGATTGAGCGAGCAAAGCGACCCGAGCATCTTCCTGTAGTGTTCACCCGACATGAGGTTAAGCAAATCTTGGCTCACTTGGATGGCGTTCACCATTTGATTGCAAGTTTGTTGTATGGCAGCGGGATGCGTTTGATGGAGTGTCTGCGTCTGCGGGTGAAGGATATAGATTTTGAGTATCAGCAGATCGCGGTACGAGATGGCAAAGGAAACAAAGATCGAGTCACAATGCTGCCCGTTTCAACCATTGAGCCGATCAAGGCACACCTGCAAAAAACCAAAAGTTTGCATCAGCAGGATTTGGCGTTGGGATATGGGTCGGTGGAGTTACCGTATGCTCTAGAGCGGAAATATCCAAATGCAAACTCCGAATGGAAGTGGCAGTTTGTATTTCCGTCTTGGAAGCGGTCTGTCGATCCCCGAAGCCAGATAGTACGGCGACACCATATCTACGAGCAATCTGTGCAACGAGCTGTCAAGGGAGCAGTTCAAAAAGCAGGAATTACAAAGCATGGGGGTTGCCACACATTTCGCCACAGCTTTGCCACGCACTTGTTGGAAGATGGCTACGATATCCGCACGGTACAAGAATTGCTTGGACACAAGGATGTCAAGACGACAATGATTTACACCCACGTACTCAACCGAGGTGGTCGAGGGGTTCGTAGCCCACTTGACCAATAG
- a CDS encoding transposase, protein MLNMTWEFKLEPTPEQVDTIERIFAVCRSVWNFALRERKDWLNSRSAPVNTCSIEQEYILPADEPYPSYHTQAKRLTLAKEQFPILKDVHSQVLQQVLRTLDRAFEDMRAKKLGFPRFKNKYRMRSFVFPQLSKNPLIGDVLKLPQLGQIRLRLSRQIPEGFEIKQARIVRRANGYFVMLALQLDVSVPDTPISGHPRGLDLGFDKFVATSDNEQINRPRFLQTLQRELKLLQRRLKHMKLGSNNRHKLNQKIARIHQQITDTRKDWHFKLAHRLCNGAGMIFVEDIDFRSWARGMLSKHSADAGFGQFVNILQWVCFKRNVFFAKVDKNYTSQQCPECGTHTGKKELSERIHSCPVCFYTTSRDVAAAQVIRNRGLELVSGLGHSLEVKQTVCGLDAAGASGNVSLAGTGRSRKLKK, encoded by the coding sequence ATGCTAAACATGACATGGGAATTTAAGCTAGAACCAACTCCAGAACAGGTCGATACTATCGAGCGGATATTCGCTGTGTGTCGCTCTGTGTGGAACTTTGCTTTGCGGGAACGCAAAGATTGGTTGAATTCCCGATCTGCACCCGTCAACACTTGTTCAATCGAACAAGAATATATACTCCCTGCTGATGAACCGTACCCCAGTTACCACACTCAAGCCAAGCGGTTAACTCTAGCCAAAGAGCAATTCCCGATACTTAAAGACGTACATTCTCAAGTCCTGCAACAAGTCTTGAGAACGCTGGATCGGGCATTTGAAGACATGAGAGCGAAGAAACTAGGCTTTCCTCGCTTCAAGAACAAATATCGAATGCGGTCATTTGTCTTTCCTCAACTGTCTAAAAACCCGCTAATCGGAGATGTACTAAAGCTCCCACAACTGGGGCAGATACGTCTGCGCTTGTCGCGTCAAATACCAGAGGGTTTTGAAATCAAACAAGCTAGGATTGTGCGACGGGCTAATGGTTACTTTGTCATGTTGGCGCTACAGTTGGATGTATCAGTACCAGATACCCCAATATCCGGTCATCCGCGAGGCTTGGATTTGGGATTCGATAAATTCGTAGCTACTAGCGATAACGAGCAGATTAATAGACCCCGTTTTTTGCAAACCCTGCAACGCGAGCTGAAATTGCTGCAACGTAGATTAAAGCACATGAAGTTGGGATCTAATAATAGACATAAGCTCAATCAAAAGATAGCGAGAATTCATCAACAAATTACTGATACTAGAAAAGACTGGCACTTTAAGCTAGCCCATCGTTTATGCAACGGTGCAGGAATGATATTTGTCGAAGACATTGACTTTCGTTCTTGGGCGAGAGGGATGTTGAGCAAACATAGTGCCGATGCTGGTTTTGGTCAATTTGTGAATATCCTGCAATGGGTGTGCTTTAAACGCAACGTCTTTTTTGCCAAAGTAGACAAGAACTACACTTCGCAGCAGTGTCCTGAATGTGGGACGCACACAGGCAAGAAAGAACTAAGCGAACGAATTCATTCCTGTCCGGTCTGTTTCTATACGACTTCGCGGGATGTTGCGGCGGCGCAAGTAATTAGAAATCGCGGATTAGAACTAGTTTCTGGGCTAGGGCATAGCCTAGAAGTAAAACAAACTGTCTGTGGACTGGATGCGGCGGGGGCTAGTGGTAACGTTAGTCTAGCTGGCACGGGACGAAGCAGAAAACTCAAGAAGTGA
- a CDS encoding type IV secretory system conjugative DNA transfer family protein, producing the protein MLSANPIATTATAPSPVTRTWKSLETSLYSSGGVIILGCLIFLAATYTLSGRSKKGKLARGKFGGGHEKRVAKRCALGQMRERSPNAVSVWVGQPTDSLIGRSPLYLPDAQRGIAVLGAPGTGKTVSVIDQIALSVLDQGFPAIVWDFKYLRQTERIVGYAKSKGYEVHVFAPGYPESAVCNPLQFLDNEADSLMARQFAEVMNANFKRAGHTSEDGFFGPAGDQVTEAILMLARGSKYSDLPMCQALASRTDLAQHILNKKDELNPWVLASFGQLLSSSQSEKTVSSILATANINFTRFIKGDILPAFCGKTTIPTVLEGKKLLVLGLDREKRNVLAPLIATILHMLVNKNVTIARKNPLFLIADELPTLYLPALHHWLNENREDGLCCVLGFQNVVQMEKIYGKELARAIIGGCATKIIFNPQDFESAKLFSDYLGQKEVSYRQRSHGRSGGKGSTTYSEQIQTKALSKILGLKPRPLT; encoded by the coding sequence ATGTTGTCCGCAAATCCAATTGCTACTACTGCAACAGCTCCATCTCCTGTGACTCGCACCTGGAAGAGCCTAGAAACTTCGCTTTACTCTTCTGGAGGGGTAATTATCCTTGGCTGTCTGATATTTCTCGCTGCTACGTATACTTTGTCAGGACGGAGTAAGAAGGGCAAGCTAGCACGCGGGAAGTTTGGCGGAGGGCATGAAAAACGAGTAGCAAAACGTTGCGCTCTCGGGCAAATGAGAGAGCGCTCGCCGAATGCTGTCTCGGTTTGGGTGGGTCAACCGACAGACTCCTTAATTGGACGTTCCCCCCTCTACCTTCCAGATGCACAGCGGGGAATTGCCGTGCTAGGAGCGCCAGGTACGGGGAAAACTGTATCGGTTATCGACCAGATCGCGCTTTCAGTACTCGACCAGGGGTTTCCGGCAATTGTGTGGGATTTCAAGTATCTGCGACAGACAGAACGGATAGTGGGCTATGCAAAAAGCAAGGGCTACGAAGTGCATGTCTTTGCTCCAGGTTATCCAGAATCGGCAGTGTGCAATCCACTTCAGTTTTTGGACAATGAAGCCGATTCCCTGATGGCGCGTCAGTTTGCCGAGGTGATGAACGCCAACTTCAAACGGGCAGGTCACACTTCAGAAGATGGGTTCTTTGGTCCCGCTGGCGACCAGGTGACAGAAGCAATACTCATGCTGGCACGCGGCTCAAAGTATTCCGATTTGCCGATGTGTCAAGCATTAGCTAGTAGAACGGATTTGGCGCAGCACATCCTGAATAAAAAAGACGAGCTAAACCCTTGGGTGCTGGCAAGTTTTGGGCAGTTGCTCTCCAGCTCCCAGTCGGAAAAAACTGTTTCCTCGATCTTAGCTACGGCAAACATTAATTTTACTCGCTTCATTAAGGGCGATATTCTGCCTGCCTTCTGCGGTAAAACGACTATCCCTACAGTCCTAGAAGGGAAAAAGCTTTTGGTTTTGGGATTAGACCGAGAAAAGCGGAACGTGCTGGCTCCCCTAATTGCTACGATCCTGCACATGCTCGTCAACAAAAACGTGACAATCGCACGTAAAAATCCATTGTTTCTGATTGCGGACGAGCTGCCAACTCTCTACCTGCCAGCACTGCATCACTGGCTCAACGAAAACCGCGAAGATGGTCTTTGCTGCGTTTTAGGTTTTCAGAACGTGGTGCAGATGGAGAAGATTTACGGTAAGGAACTAGCACGAGCAATTATTGGCGGTTGCGCTACCAAGATAATATTCAATCCCCAAGATTTTGAATCGGCTAAACTCTTCTCCGATTATCTGGGGCAGAAGGAAGTCAGTTATCGCCAGCGATCGCATGGTAGGAGTGGTGGTAAGGGGAGTACTACGTATTCAGAACAAATACAAACAAAAGCTTTATCGAAAATTTTGGGTTTAAAACCCCGCCCTTTAACGTAG
- a CDS encoding transposase gives MATVPTQLSQGRVVIVQADTEFGTVEFLKAVRKQSWRAVVGMRCNRKMQDGRHLKQLYRHANRGQQVYLAGDTQPLTVSWFWLKRAEGKRELRFVVSTHPYSGIYLVRLGRKRSCIEGFFKTSKHRFGLHRFGQTTKLGVYRWLIKSANCLSIGALD, from the coding sequence TTGGCAACGGTTCCAACCCAGTTGAGTCAGGGCAGGGTGGTCATTGTACAGGCAGATACGGAGTTTGGCACCGTAGAGTTTCTCAAAGCAGTGCGAAAGCAGTCGTGGCGAGCAGTCGTGGGGATGCGCTGCAATCGCAAAATGCAGGACGGTCGTCATCTAAAGCAACTGTATCGCCATGCCAACCGTGGACAACAGGTGTATTTAGCGGGAGACACACAGCCACTGACGGTGTCCTGGTTCTGGCTCAAACGAGCCGAAGGCAAGCGAGAACTGCGCTTTGTCGTTTCTACCCATCCTTACTCTGGCATTTATCTGGTGCGGCTAGGACGTAAGCGCTCTTGCATTGAGGGCTTTTTCAAAACGAGCAAACATCGTTTTGGGCTGCATCGCTTTGGGCAAACTACGAAACTTGGTGTCTATCGCTGGCTCATCAAGAGCGCTAATTGCCTATCTATTGGCGCATTGGATTGA
- a CDS encoding M23 family metallopeptidase: MSGPSRLGATAVHGKQWISGKSQQVRGGSGCLKGWEPTGRHPFGSAFKVVLTKTVESEGRADFSLYFRFSLPCGKSPYILGPFPWLSHQEKDLIFIGLLDPEPPPETPPTTGSTLPPEDLPPNVNPGDISAGQDRCETYRGVNVAALKTAIATIESQGSSYQAIGEYVCDNQGNCGRGLGKYQFMSYRNDVNAIISQKPGGQEFLEKINDSNASKVELAQELPRYFSAESQEALADRWLKRLINNASNKELTGDDLVGDAGEQHNAGEGGRSPEYGKRTVEIYKKVKPQITANCQKEKGGCTGTFVHPAPGYPKTDVFGACRPVGSCRRRHEGVDVGTPTGTPIRAADGGTVTFAGNKGCYGLTVDLQHCQTGRITRYAH; this comes from the coding sequence TTGAGCGGTCCAAGTCGGCTCGGCGCAACCGCAGTTCACGGCAAGCAGTGGATCTCAGGTAAATCTCAGCAGGTGCGTGGTGGTAGTGGCTGCCTTAAGGGTTGGGAACCTACAGGGCGACATCCGTTTGGTTCGGCATTTAAGGTAGTGCTGACAAAAACTGTAGAATCCGAAGGGCGAGCCGATTTCTCGTTATACTTTCGCTTCTCGCTGCCTTGTGGCAAAAGTCCCTACATTCTCGGTCCCTTTCCTTGGCTTTCTCACCAAGAAAAGGATCTGATCTTCATCGGACTTCTCGACCCCGAACCGCCGCCAGAGACACCACCGACTACAGGATCTACATTGCCTCCCGAAGACTTGCCTCCAAATGTCAACCCTGGTGACATCAGTGCAGGGCAAGATCGGTGCGAGACCTATCGAGGCGTAAACGTTGCCGCACTCAAGACTGCCATTGCCACGATTGAAAGTCAGGGTTCTAGTTATCAAGCAATCGGCGAATACGTATGCGACAACCAGGGCAACTGCGGTCGCGGTCTGGGCAAGTACCAGTTTATGAGCTATCGCAATGATGTGAATGCCATAATTAGCCAAAAGCCTGGTGGTCAAGAGTTTCTAGAGAAAATTAACGACAGTAATGCAAGTAAAGTAGAACTGGCGCAAGAACTGCCGCGCTACTTTTCTGCCGAGTCACAAGAAGCACTTGCCGATCGCTGGCTCAAGCGTCTAATTAATAATGCCAGCAATAAGGAATTGACAGGTGATGACTTAGTAGGCGATGCAGGCGAACAACATAACGCTGGAGAAGGAGGGCGATCGCCTGAATATGGCAAGCGTACAGTCGAGATCTATAAAAAAGTAAAGCCCCAAATTACTGCTAATTGCCAAAAAGAAAAAGGCGGATGTACTGGTACGTTCGTCCATCCCGCTCCAGGATATCCCAAGACTGATGTATTTGGTGCTTGCCGTCCCGTTGGTAGTTGTAGGAGAAGGCACGAGGGTGTTGACGTTGGTACTCCCACTGGCACACCAATTCGTGCTGCTGACGGTGGTACTGTGACTTTTGCAGGTAATAAAGGTTGCTACGGTTTAACCGTCGATCTCCAGCACTGTCAGACGGGACGCATAACTCGTTACGCTCACTGA
- a CDS encoding IS701 family transposase, protein MKDQVPAAMPQCFENWCRRFDDVFSRQKQRQEFRVYLGGLLGESQRKNLSQLVTNTVDGSYNSLRHFLNNAPWDEVKLNNRRLEVMHQCRQTTPSQGFTLIVDDSGHRKSGAATDGVGRQYIGEIGKTDNGIVLLTTYLYDGVRRLPLDVALYQHASLFEQGKADPNFQKKPDLALDLVDQCLKRGYRPGVTVIDAGYGNNTPFLKQLESRNLTYVAAIAKNRQVTAQTSGDESARKQGLEAIAQTLAVEQFTPVQLNLEQPRTVWVALLPVHVPKLEGTRWLAIQLNASSFEQATEVDYFLTNASDNQVSAAWVAQTYSARNWVEVFYREAKGWLGLSEYQVRDALSMKRHWVLVFIAYTFILWHQLTGGFRRRWATKPLQTFAEALEAFRTAVEFRLVRWLNEHVDVFASHRAKFGYIWA, encoded by the coding sequence GTGAAAGATCAAGTACCAGCAGCGATGCCGCAGTGCTTTGAGAACTGGTGTCGTCGGTTTGATGATGTATTTTCGCGTCAGAAGCAGCGGCAGGAATTTCGTGTTTATCTAGGGGGACTGCTGGGTGAGAGTCAGCGCAAAAACCTGAGCCAACTGGTCACAAATACAGTAGATGGCTCCTACAACAGCCTCAGACATTTTCTCAACAATGCCCCTTGGGATGAAGTCAAGCTAAATAATCGGCGGTTGGAGGTGATGCACCAGTGTCGCCAGACGACCCCGAGTCAAGGTTTCACATTGATTGTAGATGATTCGGGACATCGCAAAAGTGGTGCGGCTACTGATGGGGTAGGACGGCAGTACATTGGGGAGATTGGCAAGACTGACAATGGTATTGTGCTGCTGACTACCTACTTGTATGATGGAGTGCGACGTCTGCCGTTAGATGTTGCACTCTATCAACACGCAAGTTTATTCGAGCAAGGCAAGGCAGACCCCAACTTCCAGAAAAAACCTGACCTGGCTCTAGACTTGGTTGACCAATGCTTGAAGCGCGGTTATCGACCGGGTGTGACTGTAATTGATGCAGGCTACGGTAATAACACGCCTTTTCTCAAGCAGTTGGAGTCGAGAAACCTAACTTACGTGGCAGCAATCGCCAAAAACCGCCAAGTTACTGCTCAAACATCAGGTGATGAGTCTGCTCGTAAGCAGGGATTAGAAGCTATTGCTCAAACCTTGGCAGTGGAGCAGTTCACACCTGTGCAACTCAATCTGGAGCAGCCCCGGACAGTTTGGGTGGCGCTGTTACCAGTTCACGTTCCGAAGCTCGAAGGCACTCGCTGGCTGGCGATTCAACTCAATGCCTCTAGTTTCGAGCAAGCGACGGAGGTGGATTACTTTCTCACCAATGCCTCTGACAACCAAGTCAGTGCGGCTTGGGTAGCTCAAACATATTCTGCTCGCAACTGGGTGGAGGTCTTCTATCGAGAAGCCAAGGGCTGGTTGGGTTTGAGTGAGTATCAAGTTCGGGATGCTCTGAGTATGAAGCGTCATTGGGTTTTAGTGTTCATCGCTTACACCTTCATCCTTTGGCATCAGTTGACCGGCGGATTCCGCAGACGTTGGGCAACCAAACCCTTACAAACCTTTGCCGAAGCATTGGAGGCATTCCGCACCGCAGTCGAGTTTCGTTTGGTCCGCTGGCTTAATGAGCATGTTGATGTATTTGCCTCTCACAGAGCTAAGTTCGGCTATATTTGGGCTTAG